A genomic stretch from Theobroma cacao cultivar B97-61/B2 chromosome 4, Criollo_cocoa_genome_V2, whole genome shotgun sequence includes:
- the LOC18603048 gene encoding VAN3-binding protein isoform X1, producing the protein MEKPIVEPWRPEPVPVPFRPPETPREPMEFLSRSWSVSALEVSRALAPPSSQAAASHQVSLKGSSSGNVVIQEDVAGELEDSGIVSGNPFSFASSETSQMVMERIMSQSQQEVSPRTSGRLSHSSGPLTGGGSLTDSPPVSPSEIDDVKQFCRVNNSLNSQFRTTAAVAAATPATTAVTGGGKTVGRWLKDRREKKKEETRAHNAQLHAAISVAGVAAAVAAIAAATAASSSAGKDEQMAKTDMAVASAATLVAAQCVEAAEVMGAEREHLASVIGSAVNVRSAGDIMTLTAGAATALRGAATLKARALKEVWNIAAVIPVDKGGGNGSNGSSNGSFSGELVPEENFLGICSRELLARGCELLKRTRKGDLHWKIVSVYINRMNQVMLKMKSRHVAGTITKKKKNVVLEVIKDMPAWPGRHLLEGGENRRYFGLKTIMRGVVEFECRNQREYDIWTQGVSRLLSIAAEKNSRNKI; encoded by the exons atggaaAAACCCATTGTCGAACCGTGGAGGCCAGAACCGGTGCCGGTGCCCTTCAGGCCACCGGAGACGCCACGTGAACCAATGGAGTTCTTGTCACGTTCATGGAGTGTTTCAGCTTTAGAGGTTTCAAGAGCTTTAGCTCCTCCATCTTCCCAAGCTGCTGCTTCTCATCAAGTGTCTTTGAAAGGTTCTTCGAGTGGTAACGTTGTCATACAAGAAGACGTCGCGGGTGAGCTCGAAGACAGCGGCATAGTTTCAGGCAACCCTTTCTCTTTTGCTTCTTCTGAAACTTCCCAGATGGTCATGGAAAGGATCATGTCACAGTCG CAGCAAGAAGTATCTCCAAGAACTTCAGGGAGGCTATCTCATAGCAGTGGGCCATTAACCGGAGGTGGTTCCTTAACAGATAGTCCTCCAGTTTCTCCTTCAGAGATTGATGATGTTAAG CAATTTTGCCGCGTCAATAATTCCCTCAATTCGCAGTTTCGTACAACCGCTGCGGTTGCTGCGGCGACCCCCGCTACAACTGCCGTGACAGGTGGCGGAAAGACGGTGGGACGATGGCTGAAGGATAggagggagaagaagaaggaagaaaccCGGGCTCATAATGCTCAGCTGCATGCTGCTATTTCTGTTGCAGGGGTTGCGGCAGCCGTGGCTGCTATTGCGGCCGCCACCGCCGCCTCCTCGAGTGCCGGAAAGGATGAGCAGATGGCAAAGACGGATATGGCGGTGGCATCAGCTGCCACCCTTGTAGCTGCGCAATGTGTGGAGGCGGCAGAAGTCATGGGGGCTGAGCGTGAGCATTTGGCCTCCGTGATCGGCTCCGCTGTCAATGTCCGGTCTGCTGGAGATATCATGACCTTAACTGCTGGGGCAGCAACAG CATTAAGAGGGGCCGCCACCCTGAAGGCAAGGGCGCTGAAGGAGGTATGGAACATAGCAGCTGTTATTCCTGTGGATAAAGGTGGTGGCAATGGGAGCAATGGTAGCTCTAATGGCAGTTTTAGTGGGGAGCTTGTTCCCGAAGAGAATTTCTTGGGAATATGCAGTAGGGAATTGCTTGCTAGAGGTTGTGAGCTTCTCAAGCGCACAcgaaaag GTGACCTTCACTGGAAGATTGTCTCTGTTTATATAAACAGAATGAACCAG GTTATGCTGAAGATGAAGAGTAGACATGTTGCTGGGACCatcacaaaaaagaaaaaga ATGTGGTCTTGGAGGTGATTAAAGATATGCCAGCATGGCCTGGCCGCCACTTGCTTGAGGGTGGAGAGAACCGGAGATACTTCGGATTGAAGACCATAATGCGCGGGGTTGTAGAATTCGAGTGCAGGAACCAGAGAGAGTATGATATTTGGACTCAGGGTGTGTCAAGGCTCCTCTCCATTGCTGCAGAGAAGAACAGcagaaataaaatttga
- the LOC18603048 gene encoding VAN3-binding protein isoform X2, translating to MEKPIVEPWRPEPVPVPFRPPETPREPMEFLSRSWSVSALEVSRALAPPSSQAAASHQVSLKGSSSGNVVIQEDVAGELEDSGIVSGNPFSFASSETSQMVMERIMSQSQEVSPRTSGRLSHSSGPLTGGGSLTDSPPVSPSEIDDVKQFCRVNNSLNSQFRTTAAVAAATPATTAVTGGGKTVGRWLKDRREKKKEETRAHNAQLHAAISVAGVAAAVAAIAAATAASSSAGKDEQMAKTDMAVASAATLVAAQCVEAAEVMGAEREHLASVIGSAVNVRSAGDIMTLTAGAATALRGAATLKARALKEVWNIAAVIPVDKGGGNGSNGSSNGSFSGELVPEENFLGICSRELLARGCELLKRTRKGDLHWKIVSVYINRMNQVMLKMKSRHVAGTITKKKKNVVLEVIKDMPAWPGRHLLEGGENRRYFGLKTIMRGVVEFECRNQREYDIWTQGVSRLLSIAAEKNSRNKI from the exons atggaaAAACCCATTGTCGAACCGTGGAGGCCAGAACCGGTGCCGGTGCCCTTCAGGCCACCGGAGACGCCACGTGAACCAATGGAGTTCTTGTCACGTTCATGGAGTGTTTCAGCTTTAGAGGTTTCAAGAGCTTTAGCTCCTCCATCTTCCCAAGCTGCTGCTTCTCATCAAGTGTCTTTGAAAGGTTCTTCGAGTGGTAACGTTGTCATACAAGAAGACGTCGCGGGTGAGCTCGAAGACAGCGGCATAGTTTCAGGCAACCCTTTCTCTTTTGCTTCTTCTGAAACTTCCCAGATGGTCATGGAAAGGATCATGTCACAGTCG CAAGAAGTATCTCCAAGAACTTCAGGGAGGCTATCTCATAGCAGTGGGCCATTAACCGGAGGTGGTTCCTTAACAGATAGTCCTCCAGTTTCTCCTTCAGAGATTGATGATGTTAAG CAATTTTGCCGCGTCAATAATTCCCTCAATTCGCAGTTTCGTACAACCGCTGCGGTTGCTGCGGCGACCCCCGCTACAACTGCCGTGACAGGTGGCGGAAAGACGGTGGGACGATGGCTGAAGGATAggagggagaagaagaaggaagaaaccCGGGCTCATAATGCTCAGCTGCATGCTGCTATTTCTGTTGCAGGGGTTGCGGCAGCCGTGGCTGCTATTGCGGCCGCCACCGCCGCCTCCTCGAGTGCCGGAAAGGATGAGCAGATGGCAAAGACGGATATGGCGGTGGCATCAGCTGCCACCCTTGTAGCTGCGCAATGTGTGGAGGCGGCAGAAGTCATGGGGGCTGAGCGTGAGCATTTGGCCTCCGTGATCGGCTCCGCTGTCAATGTCCGGTCTGCTGGAGATATCATGACCTTAACTGCTGGGGCAGCAACAG CATTAAGAGGGGCCGCCACCCTGAAGGCAAGGGCGCTGAAGGAGGTATGGAACATAGCAGCTGTTATTCCTGTGGATAAAGGTGGTGGCAATGGGAGCAATGGTAGCTCTAATGGCAGTTTTAGTGGGGAGCTTGTTCCCGAAGAGAATTTCTTGGGAATATGCAGTAGGGAATTGCTTGCTAGAGGTTGTGAGCTTCTCAAGCGCACAcgaaaag GTGACCTTCACTGGAAGATTGTCTCTGTTTATATAAACAGAATGAACCAG GTTATGCTGAAGATGAAGAGTAGACATGTTGCTGGGACCatcacaaaaaagaaaaaga ATGTGGTCTTGGAGGTGATTAAAGATATGCCAGCATGGCCTGGCCGCCACTTGCTTGAGGGTGGAGAGAACCGGAGATACTTCGGATTGAAGACCATAATGCGCGGGGTTGTAGAATTCGAGTGCAGGAACCAGAGAGAGTATGATATTTGGACTCAGGGTGTGTCAAGGCTCCTCTCCATTGCTGCAGAGAAGAACAGcagaaataaaatttga
- the LOC18603049 gene encoding chlorophyllase-2, chloroplastic, with protein MSAPTTSATNVFGFGSFTTMLQKVDSVTTSSLPVPPPKPLLIATPCEAGEFPLIIFLHGYLLYNTFYSQLLQHVASHGFIVIAPQLYTVAGADATDEIKSTAAITSWLSKEVLQGLLPPYVQPNLSKLGLAGHSRGGKVAFALALEKAMTTLKFSALIGVDPVDGMDKGKQTPPPVLTYVPYSFNLDMAVMVIGSGLGEVKRNSLFPPCAPKGVNHEDFFKECRKPACYFVAKDYGHLDMLDDDTKGIRGRSSYCLCKNGKAREPMRRFVGGVVVAFMEAYLNGDQTDLIAIRDGYETAPVELKTVEFLV; from the exons ATGTCTGCTCCCACAACTTCTGCTACAAATGTTTTTGGGTTCGGAAGCTTCACCACCATGCTTCAGAAGGTGGACTCAGTTACCACTTCTTCGCTTCCTGTTCCACCTCCAAAGCCGCTTCTGATTGCCACGCCTTGTGAAGCAGGAGAATTCCCACTAATCATTTTCCTCCATGGTTACCTTCTGTACAACACTTTCTACTCTCAGCTTCTCCAACATGTTGCTTCCCATGGCTTCATTGTCATTGCTCCTCAG TTGTACACCGTGGCTGGAGCAGATGCAACTGATGAGATTAAGTCCACAGCTGCAATAACAAGTTGGTTATCCAAAGAAGTACTGCAAGGCTTGCTTCCACCGTATGTTCAGCCAAATTTAAGCAAGCTCGGACTCGCTGGCCACAGTCGAGGAGGCAAAGTTGCTTTTGCACTAGCTCTGGAGAAAGCAATGACTACATTAAAGTTTTCAGCCTTAATAGGTGTAGACCCCGTCGATGGAATGGATAAAGGGAAACAAACGCCTCCTCCAGTACTAACCTATGTTCCTTATTCATTCAATCTTGATATGGCAGTGATGGTTATTGGTTCAGGCCTTGGTGAAGTGAAAAGAAATTCTTTGTTCCCCCCTTGTGCCCCTAAGGGAGTCAACCATGAAGATTTCTTCAAAGAATGTAGGAAACCGGCTTGTTATTTCGTTGCAAAGGACTATGGTCATCTTGATATGTTGGATGATGATACTAAAGGGATCAGAGGACGCTCATCGTATTGTTTGTGCAAAAATGGGAAGGCTAGGGAGCCCATGAGGAGGTTTGTTGGAGGAGTTGTCGTTGCTTTCATGGAAGCTTATCTAAATGGAGATCAAACTGACTTGATTGCTATAAGAGATGGGTATGAAACTGCACCTGTGGAGCTTAAAACTGTTGAATTTCTTGTTTAA